The Ictidomys tridecemlineatus isolate mIctTri1 chromosome 6, mIctTri1.hap1, whole genome shotgun sequence genome includes a region encoding these proteins:
- the Serpine3 gene encoding serpin E3 isoform X1, translating into MLPLLHITLFLLHFCFPGGHSHLPQSLLMLKTEFALRLYRSAAAGRNDTNFVISPTGVSLPLEILQFGAQGNTGQQLAGALGYTVHDPKVRDFLHAVYATLRNSSHVSEMELACTLFVQAGMPLSPCFVEQVSWWANSSLQSADLSEPNSTTIWAKEGASRPITGKSPGGLPWEQINAASAQLALVSTMTFQSTWRRRFSSTNSQPLPFTCARGRIFQVPMMHQMAEVNYGQFQDTAGHQVGVLELPYLGSTASLFLVLPRDRGAPLGHIEPHLTARVIHLWTTRLRRTRMDIFLPRFRIQNQFDLKSILSAWGVTDLFDPLKANLKGISGQDGIYVSEAIHKAKLEVSEEGTKASAGTALLLLKRSRIPVFKADRPFIFFLREPSTGFVFSIGRVSNPLD; encoded by the exons ATGTTGCCTCTCCTGCACATCACCCTCTTCCTCCTTCACTTCTGCTTCCCTGGAGGGCACAGCCACCTCCCCCAAAGTCTGCTGATGCTAAAGACTGAGTTTGCACTTCGCCTCTACCGGAGTGCAGCAGCGGGTAGAAATGACACAAACTTTGTCATCTCTCCCACCGGCGTGTCCCTCCCGCTGGAGATCCTGCAGTTTGGAGCCCAGGGGAACACTGGCCAGCAGCTGGCAGGCGCTCTGGGGTACACCGTGCACG ACCCTAAGGTGAGAGATTTCTTGCATGCTGTTTATGCCACACTGCGCAACTCCAGCCACGTCTCCGAGATGGAGCTGGCCTGCACCCTTTTTGTGCAAGCTGGAATGCCATTGTCCCCCTGCTTTGTGGAGCAGGTCTCCTGGTGGGCCAACAGCAGCCTGCAGTCGGCTGACCTCAGTGAGCCCAACAGCACTACCATCTGGGCCAAGGAAGGGGCATCCAGACCAATCACAG GTAAGAGCCCAGGTGGCCTGCCGTGGGAGCAGATCAACGCAGCATCTGCTCAGCTCGCACTGGTGAGCACCATGACCTTCCAAAGCACGTGGAGGAGGAGATTCTCCTCCACCAATTCACAGCCCCTGCCTTTCACCTGTGCTCGTGGCCGCATCTTCCAGGTCCCCATGATGCACCAAATGGCTGAGGTCAACTATG GCCAGTTCCAGGACACTGCAGGCCATCAGGTGGGGGTCCTGGAGCTACCTTACCTGGGAAGCACAGCAAGTCTATTCCTCGTGCTGCCCCGCGACAGAGGTGCCCCCTTGGGCCACATTGAACCACACCTCACAGCCAGAGTCATCCACCTCTGGACCACCAGGCTGAGAAGAACCAGGATGGACATTTTCCTCCCCAG atttaggaTCCAAAATCAATTCGACTTAAAGAGCATTTTAAGTGCTTGGGGAGTCACCGATCTTTTTGATCCACTCAAAGCTAACTTAAAAGGAATTTCAG GCCAGGATGGCATTTATGTTTCTGAAGCAATACACAAAGCCAAGCTGGAGGTTTCAGAGGAAGGCACCAAGGCATCAGCAGGCACAG cTCTGTTGTTACTTAAAAGGTCTCGGATTCCTGTTTTTAAGGCAGATCGGCCATTCATCTTTTTCCTGAGAGAACCCAGCACAG GATTTGTCTTCAGTATTGGGAGAGTTTCAAATCCCCTTGACTGA
- the Serpine3 gene encoding serpin E3 isoform X2 — translation MLPLLHITLFLLHFCFPGGHSHLPQSLLMLKTEFALRLYRSAAAGRNDTNFVISPTGVSLPLEILQFGAQGNTGQQLAGALGYTVHGKSPGGLPWEQINAASAQLALVSTMTFQSTWRRRFSSTNSQPLPFTCARGRIFQVPMMHQMAEVNYGQFQDTAGHQVGVLELPYLGSTASLFLVLPRDRGAPLGHIEPHLTARVIHLWTTRLRRTRMDIFLPRFRIQNQFDLKSILSAWGVTDLFDPLKANLKGISGQDGIYVSEAIHKAKLEVSEEGTKASAGTALLLLKRSRIPVFKADRPFIFFLREPSTGFVFSIGRVSNPLD, via the exons ATGTTGCCTCTCCTGCACATCACCCTCTTCCTCCTTCACTTCTGCTTCCCTGGAGGGCACAGCCACCTCCCCCAAAGTCTGCTGATGCTAAAGACTGAGTTTGCACTTCGCCTCTACCGGAGTGCAGCAGCGGGTAGAAATGACACAAACTTTGTCATCTCTCCCACCGGCGTGTCCCTCCCGCTGGAGATCCTGCAGTTTGGAGCCCAGGGGAACACTGGCCAGCAGCTGGCAGGCGCTCTGGGGTACACCGTGCACG GTAAGAGCCCAGGTGGCCTGCCGTGGGAGCAGATCAACGCAGCATCTGCTCAGCTCGCACTGGTGAGCACCATGACCTTCCAAAGCACGTGGAGGAGGAGATTCTCCTCCACCAATTCACAGCCCCTGCCTTTCACCTGTGCTCGTGGCCGCATCTTCCAGGTCCCCATGATGCACCAAATGGCTGAGGTCAACTATG GCCAGTTCCAGGACACTGCAGGCCATCAGGTGGGGGTCCTGGAGCTACCTTACCTGGGAAGCACAGCAAGTCTATTCCTCGTGCTGCCCCGCGACAGAGGTGCCCCCTTGGGCCACATTGAACCACACCTCACAGCCAGAGTCATCCACCTCTGGACCACCAGGCTGAGAAGAACCAGGATGGACATTTTCCTCCCCAG atttaggaTCCAAAATCAATTCGACTTAAAGAGCATTTTAAGTGCTTGGGGAGTCACCGATCTTTTTGATCCACTCAAAGCTAACTTAAAAGGAATTTCAG GCCAGGATGGCATTTATGTTTCTGAAGCAATACACAAAGCCAAGCTGGAGGTTTCAGAGGAAGGCACCAAGGCATCAGCAGGCACAG cTCTGTTGTTACTTAAAAGGTCTCGGATTCCTGTTTTTAAGGCAGATCGGCCATTCATCTTTTTCCTGAGAGAACCCAGCACAG GATTTGTCTTCAGTATTGGGAGAGTTTCAAATCCCCTTGACTGA